Proteins from one Microbacterium hatanonis genomic window:
- a CDS encoding amidohydrolase: protein MIQTIVYLAPIVTMDPDRPRAEAFAVQGDRIVAVGTAAEVRAAVPDGTQEQRLDGVVLPGLIDAHLHMERAGLKALDYLSDTDGVDRYIEAMRDSFDDDGPVAPPFEDRVRALERVQPLFHALGFTGIVDPAVTIDEMRGYQEAHRRGALTMRTVAMPYLEIGSAAIPDVDAAIAHLDGTGVSTGFGDERLRIGPIKVYLDGEALKGQALLEEPWDAAGYRGEQRLSTGDFGRLVSWCAEHGWGVGTHAVGSAAVAIVAAAYEEAGEAVRERRFQFIHAYLEPSAESIASGARSGTIASLQPSIIWHNGAGLRRSLGARAERANPVRSWLDAGATVAFGSDGPFFAFDPRFLMWQAVTRRVAGEDEPLAASEAITVAEALAAYTTGAAVAALAEHHRGMIRPGYLADWALWADDPLAVPIDDLLHIPVRRTDVGGRTVHIQEPR from the coding sequence GTGATCCAGACCATCGTCTACCTCGCTCCGATCGTCACGATGGACCCCGATCGGCCCCGTGCCGAGGCGTTCGCCGTGCAGGGAGATCGGATCGTGGCCGTCGGCACGGCCGCCGAGGTGCGCGCCGCCGTGCCCGACGGCACTCAGGAGCAACGCCTCGACGGCGTGGTGCTCCCTGGGCTCATCGACGCCCACCTGCACATGGAGCGCGCCGGGTTGAAGGCGCTCGACTACCTGTCCGACACCGACGGCGTCGACCGCTACATCGAGGCGATGCGCGACAGCTTCGACGACGACGGCCCGGTCGCTCCGCCCTTCGAGGACCGCGTGCGCGCGCTCGAGCGGGTCCAGCCCCTCTTCCACGCGCTGGGCTTCACCGGAATCGTGGACCCCGCCGTCACCATCGACGAGATGCGCGGGTACCAGGAGGCGCATCGTCGCGGCGCGCTCACGATGCGCACGGTCGCCATGCCCTACCTCGAGATCGGTTCCGCGGCGATCCCCGACGTCGACGCCGCCATCGCGCACCTCGACGGCACGGGCGTCTCGACCGGATTCGGTGACGAGCGCCTGCGCATCGGGCCGATCAAGGTCTACCTCGACGGCGAGGCGCTGAAAGGCCAAGCGCTGCTCGAAGAACCCTGGGATGCGGCGGGATACCGCGGCGAGCAGCGCCTCTCGACCGGCGACTTCGGCCGGCTCGTCTCCTGGTGCGCCGAGCACGGCTGGGGAGTGGGCACCCACGCCGTCGGCTCGGCGGCCGTCGCGATCGTCGCCGCGGCCTACGAGGAGGCGGGGGAGGCCGTGCGGGAGCGGCGATTCCAATTCATCCACGCCTACCTCGAGCCGAGCGCCGAGAGCATCGCGTCGGGGGCGCGGTCGGGAACGATCGCGTCCCTCCAGCCGTCCATCATCTGGCACAACGGCGCCGGACTCCGTCGTTCGCTGGGTGCGCGCGCCGAGCGCGCCAACCCGGTGCGCAGCTGGCTCGACGCCGGCGCGACCGTGGCCTTCGGCTCGGACGGGCCGTTCTTCGCCTTCGACCCCCGCTTCCTCATGTGGCAGGCCGTCACGCGTCGCGTCGCCGGCGAAGACGAACCGCTCGCCGCGAGCGAAGCGATCACCGTCGCCGAGGCGCTCGCCGCGTACACGACCGGTGCGGCCGTCGCCGCCCTCGCCGAGCACCACCGCGGCATGATCCGCCCGGGGTATCTCGCCGACTGGGCGCTGTGGGCCGACGACCCGCTCGCCGTGCCGATCGACGACCTCCTCCATATCCCCGTCCGACGAACCGATGTCGGCGGCCGCACCGTTCACATCCAGGAGCCTCGATGA
- a CDS encoding M24 family metallopeptidase: protein MTRVVPQGLPFPLDEYEARHGVLRAEMTARGIDTLFVTSPANLCYLTGYVASWYAPRLPIGALIRAAEPELVIVDWSRHVDYIPLTAIHDAIELIDYGTAASEVVQAVRRRGWHEGVVAIEWHAPNPVAGIVRDLAEGLRAIGAELVEGDYLVDDLRVYKSPAEQAKIVRAAEMADGAFEELRERLRPGMTELEVSALITSLLAERGSEVPAQHALVSSGPTAWADVHAFPSRRVIERGDIVSVDASGVVDRYHANLSRAFVVDGWNDRAEEYLQAGAASLATLCREARNGESPAGAMAAAERELRERVPSRNIWWVGGYGFGLAFPPSWVGHTYLADDGPHRADLAPGYVSNFETVLFDRDAGFEAAAIDTVLATEDGLAPLSRIPRGLLRT from the coding sequence ATGACCCGAGTCGTCCCCCAGGGGCTGCCGTTCCCCCTCGACGAGTACGAGGCCCGTCACGGCGTGCTCCGTGCGGAGATGACGGCGCGAGGAATCGACACCCTCTTCGTCACCTCGCCTGCGAATCTCTGCTACCTCACCGGGTACGTCGCGAGCTGGTACGCGCCGCGGCTGCCGATCGGCGCACTCATCCGGGCGGCCGAGCCCGAGCTCGTGATCGTCGACTGGTCGCGGCACGTCGACTACATCCCGCTGACCGCGATCCACGACGCGATCGAGCTCATCGACTACGGCACCGCCGCGAGCGAGGTCGTGCAGGCGGTGCGACGCCGGGGCTGGCACGAGGGGGTCGTCGCGATCGAGTGGCACGCCCCCAATCCGGTCGCCGGGATCGTGCGCGATCTGGCCGAGGGGCTCCGCGCGATCGGCGCCGAGCTCGTCGAGGGCGACTACCTCGTCGACGATCTGCGGGTGTACAAGTCCCCCGCAGAGCAGGCGAAGATCGTCCGCGCCGCCGAGATGGCCGACGGTGCCTTCGAGGAACTGCGCGAGAGACTCCGCCCGGGCATGACCGAGCTCGAAGTGTCGGCTCTCATCACCTCGCTCCTGGCCGAACGCGGGTCGGAGGTCCCCGCGCAGCACGCGCTGGTCTCATCCGGCCCGACGGCGTGGGCGGACGTGCACGCCTTCCCGTCGCGACGCGTGATCGAGCGGGGCGACATCGTCTCGGTCGACGCCTCCGGTGTCGTCGATCGCTATCACGCGAACCTCAGCCGCGCGTTCGTCGTGGACGGCTGGAACGACAGGGCCGAGGAGTACCTCCAAGCGGGCGCGGCGAGCCTGGCCACCCTGTGCCGGGAGGCTCGGAACGGCGAGAGCCCCGCGGGCGCCATGGCGGCGGCCGAGCGGGAGCTGCGCGAGAGGGTTCCGAGCCGGAACATCTGGTGGGTCGGCGGATACGGATTCGGTCTCGCCTTCCCGCCCAGCTGGGTCGGCCACACCTATCTGGCCGATGATGGACCCCACCGCGCTGACCTCGCGCCCGGCTACGTCTCGAACTTCGAGACCGTGCTGTTCGATCGGGACGCCGGGTTCGAGGCCGCTGCGATCGACACGGTGCTCGCCACCGAGGACGGCCTGGCGCCGCTCTCCCGCATCCCGCGCGGACTCCTGCGCACCTGA
- a CDS encoding cysteine hydrolase family protein, which produces MTTPLASSAPQNAHIVGQPVLVVVDIQGGSGQSAPGEGGIPIMGGRAERGPRQRALVDAARAAGVPVVFIQEVHKPSLIDIGRELDGVEGPHCIEGDDGTELASWLEPRPEEFVVRKRRYSAFFGTELEIVLKAYKAETLILIGGLTDVCIHYTFVDAHQHDYRVRVIQDAVGGSSERAHTASLEAISYLQRDALVDTADVLAFFETETEAAASGADPVPMR; this is translated from the coding sequence ATGACCACCCCCCTCGCATCCTCTGCGCCGCAGAACGCGCACATCGTCGGGCAGCCCGTGCTCGTCGTCGTCGACATCCAGGGCGGTTCGGGTCAATCCGCGCCCGGCGAGGGCGGTATCCCGATCATGGGCGGCCGAGCCGAGAGAGGGCCTCGCCAGCGCGCCCTCGTCGACGCCGCCCGCGCCGCCGGCGTTCCGGTCGTCTTCATCCAGGAGGTGCACAAGCCCTCCCTCATCGACATCGGTCGCGAGCTCGACGGCGTCGAGGGGCCGCACTGCATCGAGGGAGACGACGGCACGGAGCTGGCCTCCTGGCTCGAGCCGCGCCCCGAGGAGTTCGTGGTGCGCAAGCGCCGCTACTCGGCGTTCTTCGGGACGGAGCTGGAGATCGTGCTGAAGGCGTACAAGGCCGAGACCCTGATCCTCATCGGGGGGCTCACCGACGTCTGCATCCACTACACCTTCGTCGACGCGCACCAGCACGACTACCGCGTGCGGGTGATCCAGGACGCCGTCGGCGGCTCGAGCGAACGCGCGCACACGGCATCGCTCGAGGCCATCTCGTACCTGCAGCGCGACGCCCTCGTCGACACCGCCGACGTGCTCGCGTTCTTCGAGACCGAGACCGAGGCTGCAGCGTCCGGCGCCGACCCGGTGCCGATGCGATGA
- a CDS encoding amidase, whose product MTDTALHAWSARDLASAVAEREVSAVEVMRAHLARIEEFEGRIAAFVSLLPESESLAMAERADRAVASGEELGVLHGLPTGVKDLMDVAGLPTSQGSAAYASEPPATRDSVLAEHLRRAGALIIGKTNTPEIGLGTLTFNPVRGVCRNPWDLARHAGGSSGGAAAAVAAGMLPIADGSDSGGSIRYPSSFCNTVGLRPTPGMVPSGRTGNGWDPHGVAGPMARDSRDAALMLAGIAGHDRRWPISWVDEPRALADLVEIDLSGLRLGWSPDVGGLPIDREVRRVLADARRRLESAGVVIVDVEPDLDGADEAWQAIEMFGFAGDARPRFAEGRTGFRDDYLRNVQEGFDLSAAELMDALAHRTELFRRTATVLQQVDAIVYPATPVAAPPAEVEWVAEVDGVAFDRYFLWQRAACRLTVTGHPVLATPAGFTDGGLPVGMQLVGASRRDARLLAIGAAIEAELGLVGAEPTAIRA is encoded by the coding sequence ATGACCGACACCGCCCTTCACGCCTGGTCCGCTCGCGACCTGGCCTCCGCCGTCGCCGAGCGCGAGGTCTCCGCCGTCGAGGTCATGCGCGCCCACCTCGCCCGCATCGAGGAGTTCGAGGGGCGGATCGCGGCCTTCGTGTCGCTCCTGCCCGAATCGGAGTCGCTCGCGATGGCCGAACGGGCAGACCGCGCGGTCGCGAGCGGCGAAGAGCTGGGTGTTCTGCACGGCCTCCCGACCGGCGTCAAAGACCTCATGGACGTCGCCGGCCTTCCGACCTCGCAGGGCTCCGCCGCCTACGCGTCCGAGCCGCCCGCGACCCGCGACAGCGTGCTCGCCGAGCATCTCCGCCGCGCCGGGGCGCTCATCATCGGCAAGACGAACACGCCCGAGATCGGGCTCGGAACCCTGACCTTCAATCCCGTGCGCGGCGTCTGCCGCAACCCGTGGGATCTCGCCCGGCATGCGGGCGGATCGAGCGGGGGAGCCGCTGCGGCGGTGGCGGCGGGGATGCTGCCCATCGCCGACGGATCGGACAGCGGCGGCAGCATCCGCTACCCCTCGTCGTTCTGCAACACGGTGGGTCTTCGGCCGACGCCGGGAATGGTGCCGAGCGGGCGCACCGGCAACGGGTGGGACCCCCATGGGGTCGCGGGTCCGATGGCGCGAGACTCGCGCGACGCGGCGCTGATGCTCGCCGGCATCGCCGGGCACGATCGTCGCTGGCCCATCTCGTGGGTCGACGAACCGCGCGCCCTCGCCGATCTGGTCGAGATCGACCTCTCGGGGCTGAGGCTCGGCTGGTCGCCCGACGTCGGGGGACTGCCCATCGACCGCGAGGTGCGTCGCGTGCTCGCCGACGCGCGGCGCCGGCTGGAGAGTGCGGGGGTCGTCATCGTCGACGTCGAGCCCGACCTCGACGGGGCCGACGAGGCGTGGCAGGCGATCGAGATGTTCGGATTCGCCGGCGACGCGCGGCCCCGCTTCGCCGAAGGGCGCACCGGCTTCCGCGACGACTACCTGCGCAACGTCCAGGAGGGGTTCGACCTGTCGGCGGCGGAGCTGATGGACGCTCTCGCGCACCGTACCGAGCTGTTCCGCCGTACCGCGACCGTGCTGCAGCAGGTGGACGCCATCGTCTACCCCGCGACCCCGGTCGCCGCCCCGCCGGCCGAGGTCGAGTGGGTGGCGGAGGTGGACGGTGTCGCCTTCGACCGCTACTTCCTGTGGCAGCGCGCGGCGTGCCGCCTCACCGTGACCGGACACCCCGTGCTGGCGACTCCCGCGGGCTTCACGGACGGGGGTCTTCCCGTGGGGATGCAGCTCGTCGGGGCGTCGCGGCGCGACGCGCGGCTTCTCGCCATCGGGGCCGCGATCGAGGCCGAGCTCGGCCTCGTCGGGGCCGAGCCCACGGCGATCCGGGCCTGA
- a CDS encoding amidase: MTDQITALSARALAEAIRTRRLSSEEVVAAHLARIDELNPAINAIVAFQPEVALETARERDRELARGVIRGPMHGLPIAVKDLMDVAGLPTSHGSRIYAGRVAADDSVIASRLREAGVVFVGKTNTPEFGAGSHTFNEVFGPTRNPYDITRSAGGSSGGAAAAVTTGMLPFADGSDLGGSIRNPASFGNLVGLRPTAGRVASARPGNAWDPGSVLGALTRDVADTALFLSVISGPERRAPLSIDEDPDLFLSLAPRSFRGARIAYSPDLGGLPLDPEVREATAAAARLASDLGAEVVEVDIDLTEADLVFETFRSLEFLDAHGEDAALHPDLVKQTVRDDVSWADGIDARLLNRAAGARTRLFRRFQSLLAEYDMLLGPTTQVLPFPIEWEYPTEIEGVAMERYYTWQRSCSRITATAMPAVSMPMTFSRGGLPIGVQFVGPYRGDRLLLEFALTWESAVGDVMARRPAV, from the coding sequence ATGACCGACCAGATCACCGCCCTCAGCGCACGCGCGCTCGCCGAGGCGATCCGCACCCGGCGGCTCTCGTCGGAGGAGGTCGTGGCCGCTCACCTCGCCCGGATCGACGAGCTGAACCCCGCGATCAACGCGATCGTCGCCTTTCAGCCCGAGGTCGCCCTCGAGACCGCGCGCGAACGCGATCGCGAACTCGCTCGGGGCGTGATCCGCGGGCCGATGCACGGTCTGCCGATAGCGGTGAAAGACCTCATGGACGTGGCGGGGCTGCCCACCAGCCATGGGTCGCGGATCTACGCGGGCCGGGTCGCCGCCGACGACAGCGTCATCGCCTCCCGGCTGCGCGAGGCCGGCGTCGTGTTCGTCGGCAAGACGAACACCCCCGAGTTCGGGGCGGGGTCGCACACCTTCAACGAGGTGTTCGGCCCGACGCGCAATCCCTACGACATCACCCGGAGCGCCGGGGGCAGCAGCGGGGGAGCCGCCGCGGCGGTCACGACGGGGATGCTGCCCTTCGCCGACGGATCCGATCTCGGGGGCAGCATCCGCAATCCCGCCTCGTTCGGAAACCTCGTGGGGCTCCGACCGACTGCGGGACGCGTCGCCTCCGCGCGGCCGGGCAATGCGTGGGACCCCGGATCGGTGCTCGGCGCCCTCACGCGCGATGTGGCCGACACCGCTCTGTTCCTCTCGGTGATCTCCGGTCCCGAGCGTCGCGCGCCCCTGTCGATCGACGAAGACCCCGATCTCTTCCTCTCGCTCGCGCCCCGGTCGTTCCGAGGCGCGCGGATCGCCTACTCTCCCGACCTCGGCGGTCTCCCGCTCGATCCCGAGGTGCGCGAGGCGACCGCCGCGGCCGCGCGTCTCGCGAGCGACCTCGGTGCCGAGGTCGTCGAGGTCGACATCGACCTGACGGAGGCCGACCTCGTCTTCGAGACGTTCCGCTCGCTGGAGTTCCTCGACGCACACGGAGAGGATGCGGCGCTCCACCCCGACCTCGTCAAGCAGACCGTTCGCGACGACGTCTCCTGGGCCGATGGCATCGACGCGCGTCTGCTCAACCGTGCGGCGGGCGCTCGAACGCGTCTGTTCCGGCGCTTCCAGTCGCTTCTCGCCGAATACGACATGCTGCTCGGTCCGACGACGCAGGTGCTGCCGTTCCCGATCGAATGGGAGTACCCGACCGAGATCGAGGGCGTGGCGATGGAGCGCTACTACACCTGGCAGCGCTCGTGCAGCCGCATCACGGCGACGGCGATGCCCGCGGTGTCGATGCCGATGACCTTCTCGCGCGGCGGCCTCCCGATCGGTGTGCAGTTCGTCGGGCCGTACCGCGGCGACCGTCTCCTGCTCGAGTTCGCCCTGACCTGGGAGAGCGCCGTCGGAGATGTGATGGCGCGCCGGCCCGCCGTCTGA
- a CDS encoding ABC transporter substrate-binding protein, producing the protein MAPFTRPRRIAVSAVALLGVALLVAGCAGEAGPVSSASGAPALSGDIVWADYGGPTNETRQVAYFDGFAEETGVEVVSTTIEDAIYMSMLTGDPGDYDVFQASVAEVLPNVANLHELPESAQGDLLPESVRPYFVGGFVFAQAQGWLTETFPDGGPQDWADFFDVAAFPGKRAWPGSPGSFDASYEIALLADGVAPEELYPLDLERAEAKLDELRGDLVFYQNYPEVQQLLTSGSVSIASTVSGQFTALRNAGYDVTIQWNQAFSVASGLVVPRDVRNPAEVDALAEWINDPVNQAVFAERTGYGPVNSEVFDHLSDEVAADLVNSPDHADKVLAFDDQWRADHYEQLLNSYTAWLAG; encoded by the coding sequence TTGGCTCCGTTCACCCGTCCTCGCCGCATTGCGGTCTCGGCCGTCGCCCTCCTCGGCGTCGCCCTCCTCGTCGCGGGGTGCGCCGGCGAGGCCGGTCCGGTCTCGAGCGCGAGCGGCGCGCCCGCGCTGAGCGGCGACATCGTGTGGGCCGACTACGGCGGCCCGACGAACGAGACGCGTCAGGTGGCGTACTTCGACGGATTCGCCGAGGAGACCGGTGTCGAGGTCGTCTCGACGACGATCGAAGACGCGATCTACATGTCGATGCTGACCGGCGACCCCGGTGACTACGACGTCTTCCAGGCAAGTGTCGCCGAAGTGCTGCCCAACGTGGCGAACCTGCACGAGCTCCCGGAGTCGGCGCAGGGCGACCTGCTGCCGGAATCGGTCCGGCCGTACTTCGTCGGCGGGTTCGTCTTCGCCCAGGCGCAGGGATGGCTGACCGAGACGTTCCCCGACGGCGGCCCACAGGACTGGGCCGACTTCTTCGACGTCGCGGCGTTCCCGGGCAAGCGCGCCTGGCCGGGATCACCGGGCTCGTTCGACGCCTCGTACGAGATCGCGCTCCTCGCCGACGGCGTGGCGCCCGAGGAACTCTATCCGCTGGACCTCGAGCGGGCCGAGGCCAAGCTCGACGAACTCCGCGGCGATCTCGTCTTCTACCAGAACTACCCCGAGGTGCAGCAGCTCCTCACCAGCGGCAGCGTCTCGATCGCCTCCACCGTGAGCGGGCAGTTCACGGCGCTGCGCAACGCCGGCTACGACGTCACGATCCAGTGGAACCAAGCCTTCTCGGTCGCCTCCGGACTCGTGGTCCCCCGGGATGTGCGCAACCCGGCGGAGGTCGACGCCCTGGCCGAGTGGATCAACGACCCCGTGAACCAGGCGGTCTTCGCCGAGCGGACCGGGTACGGACCGGTCAATTCGGAGGTCTTCGACCACCTGTCCGACGAGGTGGCCGCCGACCTGGTCAACTCGCCGGATCACGCCGACAAGGTCTTGGCATTCGACGATCAGTGGCGCGCCGACCATTACGAGCAGCTCCTGAACTCCTACACGGCCTGGCTCGCCGGCTGA
- a CDS encoding extracellular solute-binding protein — MLVAGALAVVALATTACASGETAPTSSDDPAAVSGQIVWADYGGPTNEAFQEVFFAPFTEETGVEVVATTLAASVQYQMLEGEEGDYDTMMTGMAEVVLYSDNLVALPESVPRSDQLSADVAEYTIATPIIGYAQGYLASTFPDGGPQTWADFWDTETYPGKRAVPGEYSDFMFEAALLADGVAPDDLYPLDLDRATAKLDELKPDMVFYTEYPQVQQLLSAGGASIAFSPNGQFAALKNAGLDVTVSWDQALVEANPFVVPSSAKNPSATFALAEFLADPELQAEFSRRTNYGPSSSAAFEYLSDDEIAALPNAPEHTEIIWADADNRAELYDEMNDRYTEWLTS, encoded by the coding sequence ATGCTGGTCGCCGGTGCGCTGGCCGTCGTCGCGCTGGCGACGACGGCGTGCGCGAGCGGGGAGACCGCTCCGACGAGCTCGGACGACCCGGCCGCGGTATCCGGCCAGATCGTCTGGGCCGACTACGGGGGCCCGACGAACGAGGCCTTCCAAGAGGTCTTCTTCGCGCCCTTCACGGAGGAGACCGGTGTCGAGGTGGTCGCGACGACCCTCGCCGCGAGCGTGCAGTACCAGATGCTCGAAGGAGAGGAGGGCGACTACGACACGATGATGACGGGCATGGCGGAGGTCGTGCTCTACTCCGACAACCTCGTCGCGCTCCCCGAGAGCGTCCCCCGATCCGACCAGCTCTCGGCGGATGTCGCCGAGTACACGATCGCGACGCCCATCATCGGGTACGCCCAGGGCTATCTCGCATCGACCTTCCCCGACGGGGGCCCGCAGACCTGGGCGGACTTCTGGGACACGGAGACCTACCCCGGCAAGCGCGCGGTGCCGGGAGAGTACTCCGACTTCATGTTCGAAGCCGCCCTCCTCGCCGACGGCGTCGCCCCCGACGACCTCTACCCGCTGGACCTCGACCGCGCGACCGCGAAGCTCGACGAGTTGAAGCCCGACATGGTGTTCTACACCGAGTACCCGCAGGTGCAGCAGCTGCTGAGCGCCGGCGGCGCGTCCATCGCGTTCTCCCCGAACGGGCAGTTCGCAGCCCTCAAGAACGCGGGACTCGACGTGACCGTGTCGTGGGACCAGGCGCTCGTCGAGGCCAACCCCTTCGTCGTCCCCTCCAGCGCGAAGAACCCGTCCGCCACCTTCGCGCTCGCGGAGTTCCTCGCCGATCCGGAGCTCCAGGCCGAGTTCTCGCGCCGCACGAACTACGGGCCCTCGAGCTCGGCGGCGTTCGAGTACCTCTCCGACGACGAGATCGCGGCGCTGCCCAACGCCCCGGAGCACACGGAGATCATCTGGGCCGACGCCGACAACCGCGCCGAACTGTACGACGAGATGAACGACCGCTACACCGAGTGGCTCACGAGCTGA
- a CDS encoding phosphotriesterase family protein has protein sequence MPIHTVLGPIAAADLGPTSMHEHLLSDLRIWAKPPKELPPEGVPMGPELMAYLRWNFLSVPENIVLHDADVAAQELAHVRSAGGSGVLELTLDGMGRRLAELPEISRRSGVHVMVGAGFYVEDTMAEDVKTASIDVLTQRLIGELTDGIGDTGIRPALLGEIGTSWPVTDAEWRVVRAAARAGAETGAAVYTHQSFRGKGGTSVLDAILAEGMSPDRVIIGHLDEFWDPGYHREIAQAGAVLAYDTFGSDFHYGSAKLRNPTDAERLDMVEWLLSEGYGSQLVIAQDVWAQANLRRNGGNGYDHLFRRIGPAIAEIAGDPATVDQILIHTPRRLLERP, from the coding sequence ATGCCCATCCATACCGTTCTCGGGCCGATCGCCGCCGCCGACCTCGGACCCACCTCGATGCACGAGCACCTGCTCAGCGACCTGCGCATCTGGGCGAAGCCTCCGAAGGAGCTTCCTCCCGAGGGAGTGCCGATGGGGCCGGAGCTCATGGCCTACCTCCGGTGGAACTTCCTGTCGGTGCCGGAGAACATCGTTCTCCACGACGCCGACGTGGCCGCGCAGGAACTCGCGCACGTGCGCAGCGCGGGCGGGTCGGGCGTGCTCGAACTGACCCTCGACGGCATGGGACGCCGCCTCGCGGAGCTGCCCGAGATCTCACGACGCTCGGGGGTGCACGTCATGGTCGGCGCGGGCTTCTACGTCGAGGACACGATGGCCGAGGACGTCAAGACCGCCTCGATCGACGTGTTGACCCAGCGCCTCATCGGCGAGCTCACCGACGGCATCGGCGACACCGGCATCCGCCCCGCCCTGCTCGGCGAGATCGGCACCAGCTGGCCCGTCACCGACGCCGAGTGGCGCGTCGTACGCGCCGCCGCCCGGGCGGGAGCCGAGACGGGTGCCGCCGTGTACACCCACCAGTCGTTCCGCGGAAAGGGCGGCACGAGCGTGCTCGACGCGATCCTCGCGGAGGGGATGAGCCCCGACCGCGTGATCATCGGACACCTCGACGAGTTCTGGGATCCCGGGTACCACCGCGAGATCGCACAGGCCGGCGCCGTGCTGGCGTACGACACCTTCGGGTCGGACTTCCACTACGGCAGCGCGAAACTCCGCAACCCCACCGATGCGGAGCGGCTCGACATGGTCGAGTGGCTGCTGTCGGAGGGCTATGGGTCGCAGCTCGTCATCGCGCAGGACGTCTGGGCCCAGGCCAACCTCCGCCGCAACGGCGGCAACGGCTACGATCACCTCTTCCGGCGCATCGGACCCGCGATCGCCGAGATCGCCGGCGATCCGGCGACCGTCGATCAGATCCTCATCCACACCCCGAGACGACTCCTGGAGCGGCCATGA
- a CDS encoding GMC family oxidoreductase — translation MTDPRRAGLLPEAAEYVVVGGGTAGSAVAARLAEAGHDVLVLEAGPDFGPQGEASWPADFVDATRLGRSHDWGYDSGDTYPWTVGFERARAIGGSSDVNGCTQTWGHRRDYDAWAEAGLTGWAADDLAPLFAGGMERMRVRQFTADELTPWQHAWYDAAPAVGMPRLTSLNDLDEAAGFAPEAMNIQDGVRINASFAYLDPVRGLPHLRIVGDALVDRVVVERGVATGVVVHHHGEIATVRAGTVVLAGGAYNSPTILLRSGIGPFAQLAPLGIPLVHHLPGVGENLHDQPFLLMSFAGSDRMAAEMDAARAAGWTPDEQAMGKAASSLETEAFDLHFLPYSPTHRGDDKRWSIGTSALLPRSRGFVRLRSADPEAKPWIDHRFLSDAEGADVAMLIEGAVMLRELAATAALSPLVGAEIHPGPETFARDALAAHLYRHPDNYWHPVGTCRMGVAGDPGAVVDERARVHGIEGLRVADASIMPRIPRATTAMPSVVMGEKVAALLLEEATA, via the coding sequence ATGACCGATCCACGCCGGGCCGGGCTCCTGCCCGAGGCCGCGGAGTACGTCGTCGTCGGAGGCGGCACGGCGGGGAGCGCGGTCGCCGCGCGTCTGGCCGAAGCCGGGCACGACGTGCTCGTGCTCGAGGCCGGCCCCGACTTCGGTCCCCAGGGCGAGGCGTCCTGGCCCGCGGACTTCGTCGACGCGACGCGGCTCGGCCGCTCGCACGACTGGGGCTACGACTCGGGCGACACCTACCCGTGGACGGTCGGGTTCGAGCGCGCGCGGGCGATCGGAGGAAGCTCCGACGTGAACGGGTGCACGCAGACGTGGGGTCACCGGCGCGATTACGACGCGTGGGCCGAGGCGGGCCTCACCGGCTGGGCCGCCGACGACCTCGCGCCGCTGTTCGCCGGCGGCATGGAGCGGATGCGGGTGCGCCAGTTCACGGCGGACGAGCTGACGCCCTGGCAGCATGCCTGGTACGACGCCGCGCCCGCGGTGGGCATGCCGCGACTGACGAGCCTGAACGACCTCGATGAGGCGGCCGGGTTCGCCCCCGAAGCGATGAACATCCAGGACGGCGTGCGCATCAACGCCTCCTTCGCGTACCTCGACCCGGTGCGCGGGCTGCCGCACCTGCGGATCGTCGGCGATGCGCTCGTGGACCGCGTCGTGGTCGAGCGCGGGGTGGCGACCGGTGTCGTGGTGCACCACCACGGCGAGATCGCGACCGTTCGGGCGGGCACCGTCGTGCTCGCCGGCGGCGCCTACAACTCCCCGACCATCCTCCTGCGATCGGGCATCGGCCCCTTCGCGCAGCTCGCGCCGCTGGGCATCCCGCTCGTCCACCATCTGCCGGGTGTCGGCGAGAATCTGCACGACCAGCCGTTCCTCCTGATGAGCTTCGCCGGGTCCGACCGGATGGCGGCCGAGATGGACGCCGCACGCGCGGCCGGCTGGACCCCCGACGAGCAGGCGATGGGGAAGGCTGCGTCCAGCCTCGAGACCGAGGCGTTCGACCTGCACTTCCTCCCCTACAGTCCGACGCACCGCGGTGACGACAAGCGCTGGAGCATCGGCACCTCGGCGCTGCTGCCGCGGTCACGAGGGTTCGTGCGCCTGCGCAGCGCCGACCCGGAGGCGAAGCCGTGGATCGACCACCGGTTCCTCTCGGACGCGGAGGGCGCCGACGTGGCCATGCTGATCGAAGGAGCGGTCATGCTGCGAGAGCTCGCCGCGACCGCCGCCCTGTCGCCGCTGGTCGGCGCCGAGATCCATCCCGGTCCCGAGACGTTCGCCCGCGACGCGCTCGCCGCCCACCTCTACCGGCACCCCGACAACTACTGGCACCCCGTGGGCACGTGCCGGATGGGGGTCGCCGGGGATCCGGGCGCCGTCGTCGACGAGCGCGCCCGCGTCCACGGCATCGAGGGACTCCGCGTCGCCGATGCGTCGATCATGCCGCGCATCCCCCGCGCGACGACCGCGATGCCATCGGTCGTGATGGGGGAGAAGGTCGCGGCCCTGCTGCTCGAGGAGGCCACCGCATGA